A part of Hippopotamus amphibius kiboko isolate mHipAmp2 chromosome 16, mHipAmp2.hap2, whole genome shotgun sequence genomic DNA contains:
- the DYNLRB2 gene encoding dynein light chain roadblock-type 2, with the protein MAEVEETLKRVQSHRGVIGTMVVNAEGIPIRTTLDNSTTVQYAGLLHQLTMKAKSTVRDIDPQNDLTFLRIRSKKHEIMVAPDKEYLLIVIQNPCE; encoded by the exons ATG GCAGAGGTGGAGGAAACCCTAAAGAGGGTCCAGAGCCATAGAGGCGTTATAGGGACGATGGTTGTAAACGCAGAAG GCATTCCCATCCGAACAACCTTGGACAATTCGACAACAGTTCAGTATGCAGGTCTCCTTCATCAGCTGACAATGAAAGCCAAGAGCACAGTCCGTGACATTGACCCTCAGAACGACCTAACTTTTCTTAGGATCAGatcaaagaaacatgaaatcATGGTAGCTCCAG ATAAGGAATATCTTCTGATTGTCATTCAGAATCCATGTGAATAG